DNA from Kryptolebias marmoratus isolate JLee-2015 linkage group LG8, ASM164957v2, whole genome shotgun sequence:
TTCAGATTCACTTGCGCAAATGTaagctgtgctttttttaaaaaaaaattggttacCTTTTCCCTGATCATCGTTCCTAACAAGCTGCATATAAACCATCTTAAAGGTTCTCTGAAACGTTTTTCTGTAATTAACTGAGCGCTGTACAGCCCCGAAGGTTGGCacctttgtgttattttaccGTTATGAATCTTTCTCGCTGTAGAACGTTGGACTTTTTATTTGCTCGTCAGAAGACGGGTGGTATTATGGTATGGCGCTGTCCGTCTGTGGACCATTTCTTGTCTGAGGTCTATTTCTGCACCTGTGTAATACAGTAGTAGTTCTTGTGGAGGCAGCGCTCTAACACTTCTTCATTCTctattactttgttttaaaaaaaaacaaaacaacaaaactaaaaaaaaaaaagctgggacCGTTATctcatttgttgatttttctaaaaatgtatttatatcaTTTTAGGATTTGAAGAGAAATAGATTAAATTTCTTACATCTTAATGTGTAAAACCTTAGAAATGACAGGTTGGACatacttttttctgtgtaatgAAAGTCGCTGTTCATCTGAGCTTGTCTGCCTTTTAGTGTTATGTGAAATACCAAGTTaaacttgtttctgtctttttaaccCTCGCTGATTAGGTACATATTAGTTGGTAACAAAGAAATCAGATGCGGAAGCCAAGGATGGATGGACAGGCTACCTGTGTGTGAAGGTTGGTGATCAGCATGTATTCACTCGCTTTGTTTGAAATTCAGTTCTGTGAAATCTGATTGGTTGTATTTTGTTTCGCAGTGATGAAATGTAGTACACCTGGAGCAATTGAAAATGGCGGTTTCTCTCCCGAGAAGGAGTTCTACAATTACCTAGATGTTGTGCGTTACTCCTGTAATCCTGGGTTCACACTCAATGGATCAAGAGAGTCTGTatgttctgaaaatgaaaaattccTCCCTGAACCTCCGAAATGTGCCTGTAAGAGTCGTAGTGCTTCAGTTTAAGCTCTCCTAATATTTGCAGTCGCAGCATTGACTTTTCGAGcttttcattttgacttttacttttttttttccttgcagtgGTCGAATGCAAAGATCCCGTCATCCCAAATGCCGAGTTTGTTGAGGGTTCTCGACCGCCGCATAAATTCTCAGCCACGGTGACGTACAAATGTAAACCTGGGTACAAAATGGTTGGAGAATCTACCGTAACATGTGACATAAACAGCCAGTGGTCGCCTAGAGTCCCACATTGCAGAGGTAAATCTTTAATCCAAAAAAACGTACAAATTAATAAGCCGTACACCCTCCCCCATCCAACTCAGCCACCTCAACAATCCCTACTTCAGGCCTAAAACTAAGAGCCAAagttaatctttatttattgtttattaatttctttctttttgtacttCTGAGCAAAGCTGTTGTCATACTCtataagaagtcacaaagtcggctctcattcaCATAGTCGTGTGAAGAAAATTTTCATTTGTTCATGTAGCAGCTTCATCCGCCGCTTCGTAACACAATGCCCTGGCTGAACCTTTTCTTACGAGTATgcaccaagtattgtgtgattggttcGTGTGTGTTTATATGCTGAAAAGGACTTGGACTGCAATCTGCTGCTTCAGATACTCTGCTTCTTGAAACCGGTTGTTGGTTGTAGTGTGAGCAGGCGACATGGACAGTTCTGTAGAGCACTTGGCTGAGTTGGTTCGAAAGTACTCACATCTGGACCAACAGACTGAACTCACCCTGCTCGGTTCTGCGAACATGACACCTACACGCTCTCCTACTCTTCATCACCTCTCTTAACACAATAAATTCTTACAtatcttcctcttcctgctcaTCAAACATGTTCACCTCCTCATCACTTGTGAACTTGTAATCGCTTATCTCTGCCAAGCTTGATGCCGCTGTGTTTACTTGTGTATGGTATCCACACCTACGTATATTTGCTTTGAGCGTGACGTGTCCTGCAGTGGGAGGAGTTTTCCCGGGAGCGTCTCGTGGACTATGGAATGTGTGTGCGAAAACGAACGTCTCATGACAACGTGACCTCGAactgacttcttgacttcttatggagtggGCCGGAGCCTTTGGTGGTCGTTTCAACCAGCCAAATAGAGTTCATGCTTTTAAGcacagatttctttctttctttatcttcaTGTCTCCTTTTAAAGGTTGAATGTAGAAAATTAGGAGCATTTGGTGTGAGCTTGTGATACAGTGATGCAATCCCCcccatttatttctttatttggtCTTTGTATAAAGAAGTTTGGAAAGGCAGAGCACCAGTTTTGTAAAGACTGATtggttgtattttgttttgcagagatAAAATGTACTTCACCTGAAGCAATGGCAAATGGCACTTTCACTCCACAAAAAGAGCTCTACAGTTTAAAAGATGTTGTACGTTACTCCTGTAATCCTGGGTTCACACTCAGTGGATCGGAACAGTCTACATGTTCCCAAGACGAAAAGTTCCACCCTGAACCTCCGAAATGTGTCTGTAGGTGTCGTAGGGCTTCAGTCCGAACGTTCCTAATATTTGCAGTCGCAGCATTGACTTTTTGACCGTTCataattttatctttaacttGTATTTTTGCTTGAAGGGGTTGAATGCAAAGATCCCGTCATCCCGAATGCTGAGGTTGTTAAGGGTTCTGAACCGCCGTATAAATTGTCATCCGTGGTGACGTACAAATGTAAACCTGGGTACAAAATGATCGGAGAAGCTACCATAACCTGTGACATAAACAGCCAGTGGTTGCCTAGAGTCCCAGCTTGCAAAGGTAGACtctaaatttataaaattaataaggtTACGTGTGTTTGGCTGAATAAGACCACCCAAAGTAATAtctgtggattttatttttctgaaaagacTCAAAAAGTTGCTACTTtagtacttttttaaaattaaaaatattctttttttttttaaagaaaattcttTAAAGtagtttgaactttttattttcttgaatttATCAATTTAAACTGAAGGCTTGATCAATGAAATTGTCTGTGATTTTTATGCTTATTTCAGTTGCATTCATACAAAAATAGTTAAAGAACATAATGGACAATCAAGTcagaatggttttattttttactctcccttttttggtgtgtttttagcaTGTGGGAGATTAAAGTTggaaacctttttgtttttgtagagtGACTTTTAGCAGCGTTTTAGTTTTGTCACAACAAAGCTCCTGAGATATTGGATTTAGGAAAATGTATATACTAGAaaaaagtgagtttatttaGTAAGGGATTTATAGCTGTAACTAAAGTTTATGTAGAACATTATTAGCTCATAACTTTATTCACTTTAGTAAACTGTGATAGAAAATCAAGATTTTGCTGTGAGTAGAAAAAGGTATGAAGATGAACAAAAGTGTTTTGACTTCCCACTTCTGGTGTGCAGtaaatgcagctttaattgAAGCAGAAGTTGGGTTTGAGTAAAAATTGGTTTTCTGGATAACTTAACTCTGAGTCGGCAGTGTGCCGTACCCCCTCCCCCACCCAGAAACTCAACCACCTCACCAATCCCTACTTTAGGCCTAAGACTAAGAGCCAAAGttaatctttatttgtttaattacttTCTTTTCATACTTGACTTGTGAGTTACAAAAAGTTTGGAAAGGGTGCACAtgagttttgtaaaatataattgattgtgttttgtttcgCAGAGCTGAAATGTACTTCACCTGGACCAATTGAAAATGGAGTTGTCACTCCTCAGAAGGATGTCTACAGTTTCAAAGATGTTATTCGTTACTCTTGTAAAGATGAGTTTGAAATCACTGGATCAGCAGAGTCTACATGTTCCGAAGACGAAAAGTTCCACCCTGAACCTCCGAAATGTGTCGGTAGGTGTCGTAGTGCTTCAGTCCGAACGTTCCTAATATTTGCAGTCGCAGTATACTTAtcgcttttttttccctttcaactCCAGctcaaagtgctgcacacaaaaacaacaaattgcaaacaacaaacttaaaataaaaaccaacacaaaTAGGACAAAATAAATACCATTCAAACACAACCCATTCCTCAACTCTCAtgctgtattaaaagccagtgagtATAAATGCGTCTTAAGAAAAGACGTAAAAAACACCAAGACACAAAGCCTgtctgatctgtgtgtgtggtgtgtgtgtgtgtgtgtgtgtgtgtgtgtgtgtgtgtgtgtgtgtaggtgtgtctgtgtgtgtgggggggggggtagctGGTTCCAGAGTTTAGGCGCAACAACTGAAAAGGCCcaatcacctctgtggaccaacCTGAACCTCGggacaactaaacacaaatgatTATTAGGTCTGAGGGATCTAGAGGGCAGATAAGgctgcaggaggtcagacagGTATACAGAAGCCTGTCCATTAAGGGCCTTATAGGTCaaccataaaacattaaagtccGTTCTAAAACGAGCAGGGAGCCAGTGAAGGGAAGCAAGCACTGGGGAGATATGTTAacgcttttttgtttgtgttaagaGATGAGCTGCAGCGTTCTGAACCAACTGCAGTCGTGAGAGGTCGGCCTGCCTAACACCAACATACAAAGAGTTACAATAATCCAGTTGGAGGCCAATGGAAGCGTTTATCATTCGTTCAAAGTCATTAAAAGATAGGAATGGTTTTACTTTAGATAATTCGGTATTAAACAGCTCAATTTTGGTTTAATACTTTGTTTTGAAATccaaaaaaatatacaaaaaatacttcaaaatacAACAGGAATGATGTGCTGTGACCCTTGGTAGCAGTACATCATATgatctagaccaggggtgtccaacccagGTCCTCGATGGCCACTATTCTGcacattttacttgtttctctgctccagcacacctgatttgaatcgtTGGgcgattaacagacttctgcagaacatgaagaggtgatttagccactgaatcaggtgtgttggagcagggttGGACACCTCTGATGTAGACAGAGTTGgccaaaaagtgtaaaaaggtccacaaacacaaaactgagaCTTTGACTAAACGAGTGGGAGAAATAAagcagccctctttggagctctgtagctctgACTCATGAAGACttctgtcagggagtgacagacacaggaacATGGTTACCATGGGGATCCTAATGAGTCACTGGCagtagctttaacatttcttttgaacaaTATTGTTCCATTACACACTTCTTGTACAGTTTATACGTAAAATGTTCCCATCTTAGATTATTACGGATTTTAATTTCCGAATTCTTTTTCGACTTTATAGAAGGAAGTTCACATATGGAGTCGTTtccttattgtttttaaagtttgataacTTTCTCACtcttcttcagtttcttctggGCCCCACAGAAAGTTGTCAAATAAATCTGCAATTTCACAATAATTTCAGTTCTATTCTTTCATCTGTCTGTTCTTATTTCTTGCTTTTCCACAGATAATGGGAGTGACACAAGCAGGACAACGATAATTGCTGTATTTGGTGagtttcagctttgtttttcaaacgaatacagtatttacaatatacaGAGATAATGTAGGCTCTGAACAGAGGTCTCAGAAGGACAATGTGACTAGAATACAAAGATTAGTGTTTCTTAGAGGTCATAATGAACTTACTTGGATTAacaaaaatgtataaactgtTGGTTAGAAAATCGAACCAATTGATTTAGTTAGACATTAActattttactgtgtttttgttgttgtcttctatttgtatttttaaatgatacggtttctttttctgaaaagattaaaatgataaaacagaatCCTAATGGGAATATTCCTGATTGCAGTAATGTAACTAATTTGGTATTACCAATGTAGTATTTTAACTTCTTAacactgtttttatgtcttttatttgttcataagaATGCTGTTTAAACATAACCAAAGGTAATAGTGGCAGATACTTGTTCATAAGTAAATTATagcaaaatgaaaagatttaaacGTCTACATTTGATAAATTACAGTAATTGgttaatcttttgtttgttttaggaatTGGTGTGGTTACCAAAACTTAATCGAGACTTAATCTGGCTCtgatctgaatgtttttttttttagttttcttgttaaaCGGTCCCAAAAATAGTCATTCAAAAGCACTTTCATGCTTAGAAAAATAGCTGTCAGAAAGCATTTTATTATTAAGAGCCTCTAAATGTCCTTCATCCAATCCCAGCTACATTCGATCTGTTTGGAagatattttgtttgctttttcgaCATCTCAAGATCCAAAATGTCTTCCAGACATTTGAAGAGCAGCTCTTTTTCCAATGCTGTAtacaaaaagatgttttgagAGGTTAAAGAGGTTAAATGCCAGGATGACGTCAAACTATAATGACCTCATCACTCAGTTTTTTCCAATCACattttttgtcccttttcatCACAGTAGTCATTTTActtgtcatcatcatcatcgtgtTATTTTTCGTCTGGCGTAAGAAAAGgtaaatgattgttttactCGGCTACACGGACTAACCCTTAACATGGCTTAACATGGCATGTGTTCttggttgttctttttaaccCCCCCTTTGCCCAGCCATTAACGATGGGAATATCTGCATTtgctttctgtctgtattttctATCTGTTGCATGTTGACAGTTTGGACGGCTTCATGGCTGCTGTATTATGATATCCATGTTGGTGCATATACTGTAGAAAACACTCCTATACAGACCTGTGGGTCATGCACTCTCCCTCAAATGTCTCAATAGGGTTTGACTAAATTTCTGTGcagtttcaatttatttcacttcatttaTATAGTACCAATTCTCAACAAGTCATCTCATACACAAAACGGCAACACATTCAAATTATTAGAGTTGATTGGATTTTATAAAAGCCAGGAAAATGAACTCATCTGTATAATAAAACACGTAGTAATTACCATTATCcactacatttttaatgaaCAGGTTTAGAAAAACTTATAATTTCAAACTTTAAGGTCTTAGTCACCAATTACTTCTCAATACTGTTGATTTAAAGTAAACACACTCCTGCAGTACAGGTTGCTTTTCATTGGGCTGCTGTGGGATATGTTAGCACGCCTTTTTGTGACTTTTGCAACCGTTACTAGGGGAAAAATAATCCTCTTAAATTGGCCATATTTCTTGgatttgagaaattttgttcacTCAATTGTCACCAGTCAACTCTTAGATTGTTTATCATAATTTTGAATTCCAAATGATATCAACAACCAGTGGTAGCTCAGCATTGAGATTGCGTGTTTTATTTGGAGTATTATACAGTGACTTCAGAAAGTATTTAgaccttcagtttttttttcttttggtcgGGTTGAGGTCAGATGCTAcagttgtttaaaatcttttttttttccctcctcagtACCTTCATAATttcaagtaaaaacagaattttgagCAATTTTGTgaaacttaataaataaaacaaattctgaGATGTTTCTACATCCTGACTGCAGTCCCCCTGTGGTAGTTTAAGCTGATTGAACTCGATTTGAAAAGT
Protein-coding regions in this window:
- the LOC108237638 gene encoding C4b-binding protein alpha chain-like isoform X5, coding for MGVSALILLSCLGFAIQAQAQNCSKPVGGPNMHLKVDAILQDTFVDGSKVSFGCAVGYTSAGGSPTITCTAGSWSDLRLVCERKSCGALEEISNGNIEYPNGDTLFGDKAVVTCNAGYILVGNKEIRCGSQGWMDRLPVCEVMKCSTPGAIENGGFSPEKEFYNYLDVVRYSCNPGFTLNGSRESVCSENEKFLPEPPKCALVECKDPVIPNAEFVEGSRPPHKFSATVTYKCKPGYKMVGESTVTCDINSQWSPRVPHCREIKCTSPEAMANGTFTPQKELYSLKDVVRYSCNPGFTLSGSEQSTCSQDEKFHPEPPKCVWVECKDPVIPNAEVVKGSEPPYKLSSVVTYKCKPGYKMIGEATITCDINSQWLPRVPACKELKCTSPGPIENGVVTPQKDVYSFKDVIRYSCKDEFEITGSAESTCSEDEKFHPEPPKCVDNGSDTSRTTIIAVFVSTAVMLVQHCWV
- the LOC108237638 gene encoding C4b-binding protein alpha chain-like isoform X3, coding for MGVSALILLSCLGFAIQAQAQNCSKPVGGPNMHLKVDAILQDTFVDGSKVSFGCAVGYTSAGGSPTITCTAGSWSDLRLVCERKSCGALEEISNGNIEYPNGDTLFGDKAVVTCNAGYILVGNKEIRCGSQGWMDRLPVCEVMKCSTPGAIENGGFSPEKEFYNYLDVVRYSCNPGFTLNGSRESVCSENEKFLPEPPKCALVECKDPVIPNAEFVEGSRPPHKFSATVTYKCKPGYKMVGESTVTCDINSQWSPRVPHCREIKCTSPEAMANGTFTPQKELYSLKDVVRYSCNPGFTLSGSEQSTCSQDEKFHPEPPKCVWVECKDPVIPNAEVVKGSEPPYKLSSVVTYKCKPGYKMIGEATITCDINSQWLPRVPACKELKCTSPGPIENGVVTPQKDVYSFKDVIRYSCKDEFEITGSAESTCSEDEKFHPEPPKCVDNGSDTSRTTIIAVFVVILLVIIIIVLFFVWRKKRARKCKTDKETAKDGEDLALS
- the LOC108237638 gene encoding C4b-binding protein alpha chain-like isoform X2, producing MGVSALILLSCLGFAIQAQAQNCSKPVGGPNMHLKVDAILQDTFVDGSKVSFGCAVGYTSAGGSPTITCTAGSWSDLRLVCERKSCGALEEISNGNIEYPNGDTLFGDKAVVTCNAGYILVGNKEIRCGSQGWMDRLPVCEVMKCSTPGAIENGGFSPEKEFYNYLDVVRYSCNPGFTLNGSRESVCSENEKFLPEPPKCALVECKDPVIPNAEFVEGSRPPHKFSATVTYKCKPGYKMVGESTVTCDINSQWSPRVPHCREIKCTSPEAMANGTFTPQKELYSLKDVVRYSCNPGFTLSGSEQSTCSQDEKFHPEPPKCVWVECKDPVIPNAEVVKGSEPPYKLSSVVTYKCKPGYKMIGEATITCDINSQWLPRVPACKELKCTSPGPIENGVVTPQKDVYSFKDVIRYSCKDEFEITGSAESTCSEDEKFHPEPPKCVDNGSDTSRTTIIAVFVILLVIIIIVLFFVWRKKSKHSGYVGPTLLGVKMSSQQEERPPG
- the LOC108237638 gene encoding C4b-binding protein alpha chain-like isoform X4, with the protein product MGVSALILLSCLGFAIQAQAQNCSKPVGGPNMHLKVDAILQDTFVDGSKVSFGCAVGYTSAGGSPTITCTAGSWSDLRLVCERKSCGALEEISNGNIEYPNGDTLFGDKAVVTCNAGYILVGNKEIRCGSQGWMDRLPVCEVMKCSTPGAIENGGFSPEKEFYNYLDVVRYSCNPGFTLNGSRESVCSENEKFLPEPPKCALVECKDPVIPNAEFVEGSRPPHKFSATVTYKCKPGYKMVGESTVTCDINSQWSPRVPHCREIKCTSPEAMANGTFTPQKELYSLKDVVRYSCNPGFTLSGSEQSTCSQDEKFHPEPPKCVWVECKDPVIPNAEVVKGSEPPYKLSSVVTYKCKPGYKMIGEATITCDINSQWLPRVPACKELKCTSPGPIENGVVTPQKDVYSFKDVIRYSCKDEFEITGSAESTCSEDEKFHPEPPKCVDNGSDTSRTTIIAVFVILLVIIIIVLFFVWRKKRARKCKTDKETAKDGEDLALS
- the LOC108237638 gene encoding C4b-binding protein alpha chain-like isoform X1, which gives rise to MGVSALILLSCLGFAIQAQAQNCSKPVGGPNMHLKVDAILQDTFVDGSKVSFGCAVGYTSAGGSPTITCTAGSWSDLRLVCERKSCGALEEISNGNIEYPNGDTLFGDKAVVTCNAGYILVGNKEIRCGSQGWMDRLPVCEVMKCSTPGAIENGGFSPEKEFYNYLDVVRYSCNPGFTLNGSRESVCSENEKFLPEPPKCALVECKDPVIPNAEFVEGSRPPHKFSATVTYKCKPGYKMVGESTVTCDINSQWSPRVPHCREIKCTSPEAMANGTFTPQKELYSLKDVVRYSCNPGFTLSGSEQSTCSQDEKFHPEPPKCVWVECKDPVIPNAEVVKGSEPPYKLSSVVTYKCKPGYKMIGEATITCDINSQWLPRVPACKELKCTSPGPIENGVVTPQKDVYSFKDVIRYSCKDEFEITGSAESTCSEDEKFHPEPPKCVDNGSDTSRTTIIAVFVVILLVIIIIVLFFVWRKKSKHSGYVGPTLLGVKMSSQQEERPPG